GTAGTTTTtctatcacattattttttttatgtggccAGCTGTTGATTGATGCatacagagaattgatgttaaGTTTTATGTTCTAgagtttgaactagtacacattttgtcaatgggccatctgaagcccgcctcccggcgagggattttctcgctttgttgaacacccattggtggccttcgactactttctgcttttttgtcatgtttctgtctcttttacacattccacatttccattctcaattttgaagaatgttttgttcaaatgaaaactaaatcctttaatttccgtgaaaaattagagagaacatttactgcttcagtagcacCATATGCTGCCAgtgtgatagataatgcaaaatgtttcaatcattttaccttagaattaatttcatggacatgtaggcATGGATAGTCTGTTTTCACATCTTAAACAtgcacacagaaggtatacgcatatcaataaactgaactcagtgcaaagcacctttaaagtacacttagacagagagttcaatctagtgaaacactttgttgTGCTGGTCACATTACTTGAAACatcactgtctgttaccaaactgcaccgatATCCAGAAAAAGTAAGCAAGTTAATTCTATTAGAAGTAGAATTCAATGGACGTACATAAACTGTtcactgaaataaatgtagaatatgtctattTGCCACAGATgccctgcttgtgaaaaaaacatgagtaaacttccacatatagatgcaggattcacgtAATTTTGACCGTCTTGTGATCATAAGCATgttgtataagtttcaaaacatttggtgaggcaaactaaagttaaagaatgaAAACAACAGATTTAGCATTTTCCTATCTTAAGGCCCCGAGTTGACATTTGTATCAATattggtactcgtaccacatcttcctacatctaatAGCTCATGAACAGTGACGCCAACCAATATCGAACTTGATAGAgctgtgttatggggtaatacATGTAAGCATTGCATATAAGGTTTAGaacatttgattgagtcaaacttatttaagagaacggaaacgaaaaattcagcattttctatgttttcaAAAGGGACATGATTACTCATttaattctcgtttgaattgtttttcatagTTATTTCGttgcctttatagctgactacatgtatgcggtatggactttgttcattgttgaaggccgtatggtgaactatagctgttaatttctatgtcatctggtctcttgtggagagttctcattggcactcatgccacattagGTGGAGGGTGTGGATTCCGCTAACAAGTTAAACCCCACCTGTtctgtatgtttgtgcctgtcccaagtcaggagcctgtaactcagtgattgtcgtttgttagtgttacatatttgtttttcgtgcattttattgtacataaattaggccgttagtttacccgtttgaattgttttacattgtcatttcgatgCCTTTATATGCtgtctatgcggtatggactttgctcattgttaaaggccgtatggtgacctacagttgttaatttctgtgtcatttgatctcttgttgagagtactcattggcactcatgccacatcttcttttttatattgtgtataagttttgttgTATTTGGTTAACTAAAGTTTGGAGAACGGAATCCATTGTTTGGGACGTTCAGGACGGATTGACTAGGGTAACACTTTATGCCTCTCCAATATGgcgccaacacagaagttctgactattgtgctTGTGATACtcatcccactagcactgtcattaacacacacaccattttattataaaaatattcaatcttaattttgatttctttatttttggccgaatggttatatgcatgcccttcacacagagtatcaaatttgacaaatttattgtacatatacatttttgtaatatttaatggattatttttcaactaattaaaaaaagagggacgaaagataccaaagggacagtcaaactcataaatctaaaacaaactgacaacgccatggctaaaaatgaaaaagacaaacagaaaaacaatagtacacatgacacaacatagaaaactaaagaataaacaacacgaaccccaccaaaaactaggggtgatctcaggtgctccggaagggtaagcagatcctgctccacatgcggcacccgtcgtgttgcttatgtgataacaaatccggtaaaaagtctaattcggtaggtcacattcaggaaagggaaggggattgtagttacgacgtaaggaacatatccgatataagcttacaaacttaaattgatcatcACTTTCTtttgcatttgtattttaataaaagaattttagcgtctttgacctactttatcttttttattcggatacttgcgATTATCTTCTGCGAGTTCAATGGGAACATTTtaatgatctagaatagaacccagatggaaccaagaagttgggttgcgataaccaaacaacccggatgttgaaccagttaccatggtttcgaaccaaagaacccggatagaaccaaggttcagaaccaaaaaacccagatggaaccaaggtttagaaccagagtgcccggatagaacctaattccattcggaattctcatgactttttataccttcaaagtattttccaaatcatttatttatttagtatatttatatataattttatttcatttatatttcttcatttaaatgcaatatttttttatttgaatggtattttttttcattttaatgcaatattttttattcaattggtaaaacatgtcattttaatgcaatattttctattcaattggtatagtagttttttttttctatttatatgcaataattgcattatgggaaatTCTTCGACGTCATACATTGTAAGGTCAAATTTGAAACAACGTGTGTAATTGGTCGGTAATTGTTTGGATTTCCTCCCTCTCTTTCTATTACGATTGATAAGTTATAGATTATCATCCACCTCATATTTGAACTCCgctctttgtttttatattatataatgaaTTCTAAACTCGTGTTTTCCTGAACAAGCATGACATATTTGTCACTGGGCGTTAAAAATTAGCAACAAACAATATATCAATTTAAACTTGTGTTAAATAAGAGGAAAACCTTTTGTTGGGGTGGGGGACAGAAGGATTTCATATATTAATATGGTTGCCTGGTAAGAGCTAAACAATTAGGCATGATTAGCGACAGATTGAAATGAATGATAATGCCCTCCCTTCTGTCAAGCCTAAATTTTAGGCGACGCAGTAAGTTTAGTCGAGGTAAtgtctttgaaatatttttttcgatgTGATGATTCCATGTTCCATCACTCGAGAAAGTTAATCCTAAGtgcttatgagtttgaataaaattgagaatgaaaatggggaatgtgtcaaagagacaacaacccgaccatagaacagacaacagcagaaggtcatcaataggtcttaaatgcagcgagaaactcccacacccggatgagtccttcagctggcccctaaaacattatatatactaattcagtggtaatggacttcatactaaatccaaattatacacaagaaactaaaattaaaaatcatacgaAACTAACAAAGGCaagtggctcctgacttggtacaggcgcaaaactgcggcggggttcaacattttttttgagaTCGCAACCCTCccactatacctctagctaatgtagaaaagtaaacgcataacaatacgcacagtaaaaatcAGTTCTAGAGAAGTTTGAGTCTGGTGccagaagaggtaacaaaagaaaacaaacaaaatgacaataatacaaaaataacaacagactactagcagttactgacatgccagctccagacctcaattaaactgattgaaagattatgtcttcatcataggaATATCAGGCACactccctcccgttaggggtttgaACTCTTTTTATAATGACGCCATTCATATTCAAAGGTGGATGATAACGTGGTTCGCTTTTTCGTGATAATACAATGGATTCTGTCTTAGACGGGTTAAAATTTACTAACCATTTATCCGCCCAGCAATTTATTTTACGCAAGTTGTAGTTTAAAGAAATCGATGAAACCAGTGGATTATCTACAACAGCATAAATGCATGTATCGTCCGCAAATAGTTTAATCTTACAGCTTACTTCGTTTATAATGTCATTAATATAATTGAGAAACAACAAGGACCCAACAATTGAACCCTGGGGTACTCCAGCATTTACATCAGCCCATGAAGATTCTACTCCGTTTATGACAACCCTTTATTTTCTGTTCGACAAGTAATCTTTAAGCCACAGGAGAAGGTCAACAACTGTTACAAATCCCATCATTTGCAACTTATAGAGCAATCTCTAATGCCCCACACAGAACCTGATATATTTGCCTTCGTCTAAGGCTTTGCTAAGAACGTTACAAATGTATAAAAGCTGATTTCTTAGTCGAACGTTAGTTATGAAACCATAATGGTGCTCGGTAATCAAAACTAGTATGAAGTTAGGGACTGTGCAATATTTATCTGAGGGTGGGGCCGGTGCAAACATGGACGGGGCAAATACTTTTTTCATGCAAATAATGAGCGGGGCCCAAAGTTTTTTGTAACAAACACTTGGTGGGGCGcacacttttttaaaaaaaaccttcGTGTGTGCATACAAAAATTAAATCAGAGTATAACAGATTAAAACTATCTGAATGCAACATGTTTAAAGGTctaaatattcttatcaaaacatatatttgtgATTTCTTTAGGAAAAAGtaacttgatagaaaaaaaagcataattgaatctaaaacaaaataaccTAATACAGTgcttcaatatatttttatgtgtttatgcttttaataatcatttattttaaaaaatgaaattctgaTCAACAGaatgtataaaatatacatgtacattgtacgtacaaaaaattttgaaactaaaataagaaaaataaatgtttggcactttaaaaaaatattaaattgctTATAGTACATTATTATTAAGTATTgtctatataaataaaatatcgggaaaactataaacaatgttttgtaaattaaacaaaaattttgaacaattctttacacaggagaatATAAATTCTATCTAACTTTGGCCTCAAGTGGGCCTTTTTTTTCTTAGATGGACAAttttaacactgaaaatgcttctaGTATGACTAAATATTGActtattccataaacagtacaaacttaaccagaacatttcccattttaatagattatagctagagaaatacccaagtgatacatttagggaattacacaACAAAGAAGGCAAATATCTCAGTTAAAAACATTCGTCTTGACTTGAAATCTGGTGTTTCCAATTAAACTCTATATTGCGAAAGGTgcaaagaaatacaaaagaatATAGTTTGGTGTATTTTATACAATAAAGTTAATATTGAACTCCTagcataaagttttatatcagtaccCATCAATTTGACTTATAATGATGaatcagcacttttctcaacacagtattgttctcagtgaatattttttattctttgtgataaaaatcaaatgtactaatcaaaagcttcaaaatagtctAACATAACTGAAGTCTGATGCCCTCtgtcattttacaccaaatttatgaaattttggaagtcttttcaaataattctctagaaaatatttcaataggtttcaaaatttgtattgtaaatatacacactgcagttattattcatagataaatacacaaaaatacaCTGTACTCTTACATTCAATCACAGCGCTCCCAAGTTGACttccttaaataaaataaaatcttcatTCTTTTGAATTATATGCATTTGAGTTGAAATATCAactctgatatacatgtattattgaatgggtttttttaatatttgctgtACACCGGCCCCACCCTCAGATAGATATTGCACAGTCCCTTAAAGACGTGCTGATATACACAACGCTCGAAAACTTTACTCATCACCGAGAGAAGAGATATTGAACGGTAACTACTGTCATTACTAAGTATGCTTTTATACCTTCAGCCAAGTCTACCAAATAGTGACTTTTACAGTTAAGTCTACACAACAGTGACTTTCACCTTTAGTAAAGTCTAGCAAGCAGTTACTTAATCTTCTGTGAAATCGCCCCAGCAATCAGCTGCATCTTCTGTCAATTCGACCACGCAATTAGCCTCAACTTCCGTAAATTGTTTCCGGCTAATTAAATCATCCAACTCGTCTGTAAGTGTCCTTTCAGTAGTCTTAACAGAAGGATGAGGGGCAGAGTTAACAGTATcagtttttaacaaattatacCTACCAGATTTCTCTTTCAGAATATCATAATCGACCACATCCTGCTACTGCAAAACCTTCATCAATAGATAGCAATAACAATACCTCTTTTGAGCATTCCGATATAGAATCCGCCGACAATTCTAGTCTGACTTCTTGTCATGCCTATCCTCCAATTCTGGTGCCTGCCTTACAGAAGAGTGAAACTGACTAAtctttttattgcattttctTATCCAATAGTATGGACACTTTGGGACGGACGAGGCAGTTGCCAATGAAAGACTAGAACAGAAACAAATGAAGAGCAGGTCTAGACACTTTGAAGTTGGAAACCGTAAATTAAGAAGCAACTAGCGGATTTGAAATGGAAAGACCAGCTGTTCAGACATATGGAACCGtaaatattattgtaaatattatGATGAGTTTTATTGTTAGAATCGTGAGACCGATTTTATTGAGCTGCAACTCTTCTGAAACAATTCAAATTCTGAAAAATTTGTAATATGGCGTATACATATCTTGTTTATATACTTCCCCAATTTttctttgaaacatttttttttttcgctcagAAAATGTCAATTTTTGAGGAAACATCAAAACTTTGAGACCGTTTTGGAAACGCTTTTTCGCATGCTCAGTCGTACTGCCAACTTTGATATTGTTCACATATTTGCATATACAGATTGGTAATTTTCAACTTATTGTAAGggagtttgtttttatattgctaATAAGATTCAGCAAGTTGAGTATAGAAGCAGATTCTGAGATACAAGAAGGGTTGATTCCAGATGAAGTGTTTTAGATTTTCTTTTAATCCGTTTTGATTGGATTTTTACATTGTGTTACGTTATATTAATTACTCATTTTGATCACTTTCGGTATATATAATGACAACACATTTTACGAAGCTCATACACAATGGTTATTGGAAAAAGCTAATGAAAATCATActttgtcacatttttttttatggtatttaattattttttattttccaaccGATCGCGAGATGCATTGGTTCTGTTGAATTATGTTCCTCATTTTCATCTCTTTAAAAGAAATAGAATTGAATGATTTAACCGTGTCCAAATGTTTACTATGTCTACATCATCACTGTGTCTACACTCTTTGTTTCAATACTTGTCCAACTGTACCGCGATTTCGCCGGCATCTATAGTTgttaacaaaatcaatgtttgtaaaaacaatataaacaattttcaaatgtcTGAAAATTTTTGCCGTTAATAATAAATTTATCTAAAAGATTAATTTTAAAGTAACGCTGGTCGTAATAAATCTAAGGGATTTATAAACCAATCACCGAACAAAATGAAGATGTGATATCTCGTTTGTAATGTTTACATTCACAGGAATTCATTACAACAACTTGGGTCGGTCGCTAAAAATGCTCCAAAGTTTATGAAAAATGTTCAATACAATAATCGCAAGATTGGTCTATAGATGTATTTGTCTTAACTCCGGAATTGGTAATGTTTCACAGAATAAGATCTTTTAGTCAAATGGCCTGGTGAGTATGTTAGCTAGTTGTGATATTCAAAACCAAAGGTCCAATACACCAGAACATTTTATGTTTTCACAAAAAAGGAAAGGacaaacacaataaaaaacacGATTTAAAAATCAAAGAGGAGGCATAACGAAACCAGCAGAAACCGGAGGTTAATTCGTGTGTGTGCTGGAAGGGTAAACAGTTTATGCTCCAAGTACAGAACTCGTCATGTATATAAAGCAAATACAAATCTAATAGTCTTTCAGGTAATCTCGCAATTGATAcggaaaggaaaaatattgtGATAAATATTAGAAGTTATATATTTATTACgcaaatatttcataacaattaaCTATTTAGCAAGCAGAGCACTTTCAGTCTTATATGGTAAATTTATTTCGTGTGATAGAATGACTTATGATGTGTTAACAAAACTATATAGTTCTGTAGTTGAGCCTGTTCTATAATATGGTTCTTGAATATGAGGATATACAAATTTGAGAAAGGTACAAGTTaccgataccagagggacatataaatcgaaaataaacttagcACGGATTGTTCTAGGTCATTGTATAACATTGTATAAAAAAAGCATAAATTTTAGGTATTGAAACTGTTGTTACTTATTAATGATACTTTTTCTATTAAAGATAAACTGCAAGAGATAAAATCTAAACTCtgtgaaaaagataaaatttaccgGCTTGAAAAATTGTTTAATGAAAGAAATGAATGTAATGGtaataaaattacttattcaTAATGAGTATAAAAAAAGacgatgtagtatgattgctaatgagacaactctccacaagagaccaaaatgacacagaaattaacaaataaacatgttttagAATTAAAAATTAGTTCGTAACAGGCAGCATGGACGTATTTTGTGAAATTTAAGAAGTGGCTGTTTACCACTGGCAGTTGAAAGGGGTATACACCAAGccaaatattcatttaaatgtgCGTACTTGTATATATTGTACAGATACTTGTGTTGAGGATGAAAAACAGTTTTTGTTCTTTGCGATTTTTATGCAGCTTTAAGATATGATTTTATGAAGAAATCTGTTGATATTTGTGATACTTTTAACGATCTTGATGTACaggacaaaattatttttaaatgccAAATGGTGCAATTCAACCATTTTTAACTAAAACTTTATATCACATGTTTTATCGAAGAAGATATTGTGTGTAGTAATATTTTAGTACatttagttttaattgttttataatatgtgTTATATTTTCAAAGTGTCTCATAAGACAGTAATTTGGCAGGGTATCAAtatttaattgtaatatttaatttttaattgcataCTATGTAACTATGTATTCACTGTGTTTTATACTAGTATGTGACACTCTAATAaattattctgattctgattctGATTATAGATGGTAATTTCTTTGTTAGCTCTTAGTTTCTTATTATTGAATGTAACGATCATTTAAATAGAAGGAGATGATTTAATAATTATTGTAGAATTATAACAAGCATTCACACCTTTTGAgaaatatgcatttattttttaatatcatgTAGTTTATTGCACAGgtttatgtttatatattatcTACGTCTATTAGGTAATGCATTtgtaattttattcaataaaatcatATGTATGAACTGCTTCTAAATAATTTCCCAGTACTTTGTAACATAATTCATAGTCATCCTGAAAAGAAATTAggtgttataaatattttatataatttgaaattcTACATGTAACAAAGACATGTTCTTTTACAATAATTGCATGTGTTTGGTGGCGTAGAATTAGTTCAACTATATTCAAATGGTAATCAATTAAAGgtttaatatgtttaaatattgTCTTAAACAACAATAAAAGCGTGAGATACCTAACGGTCGTTTTACTTTCAGAAGTTCAAGTACTTATGTGTTTAAAAGTTATCTCTCAGCCTGATCTAATAGAACGTATGTGCTATAAAGaagatattatttcatttttgcaaaataatgaatttaTGATATATTTACTGTATTCCTCTCATGTTCAGTagtaatttttgtgtttttttttaatattgccataaaacgcgaggtttggctagccacaacatcaggttcaacccaccattttttcttaatgtcctgtatcaagtggGTAATATGGCTATTGCTATCGTTTCTGTGTTAgttgcatttttttgttgttgcacttTGATGTTTTTGTGGTTTCCATCTTATAGTTGATAGGTTTTCCTCGGTTTCAATTTGTTACCAGGGTTTATGTTTCTAatctatttatgactttcaaacagcggtatactactgttgcctttgtaaATATAAGTTTGGGTAAACGTGTAACCTAACTAATTTTTCAATATCTTTTCATCATCTTCATTAACACAGAAAAGAgattcaattttgtaaaatgtaataCGTTTATAAACAACTCACAAAATTCTTGAAGAAACTGCTATTGTTTTTACTCGCCATCGTTGCATTTCCAAGAACACTGAACAGACTTCCATTTTTTATTGCATACATAGCATTCAAACAGACTGTCAATACTCCACAAACCGACAAATCAGCCATCTCACTGTGGAAGCAAAATTGTGTAAATTACTAAAACAAATTAgactaaaaaaaaacccattgaaGGTCTTTTCACATCATTTTTATAACCTATTGTAGAGAAGCTGCTTTTGGTTTACTCAAAGTTACTTTTGGTGTTCAAGCATAAGTTTTTTCATACTGATTCAATAATTAATTGAACTGTGAACtccagtttaaaaaaatgtcacttCTAGTTTCACATGATAACTTTATTTTCCTGATTCCAAAtctatatggtttctatacactTTTGCCTGTATATGGTAGATATTAAGTACTGTCGGTTTCGTGAAATTCACTTCCGgtctcagataaaaaaaatctttttacaaaaataatttgtatttaggTCCTTTTCCTTGAAATAAGTGTATATCATGCCTTTGTTGCAAGGTTTTCATGTCTAGTGAAGTTAAAAGTGTGACATTGAACCATAACCTAACAAGTTTACATCTTATTTAACAAGAACATTCAACAAATAAGAAAAAGGAAAACAGATCTATAAAATAGGATAGAAtgttaaaagaatataaaatagaTCAAAATAGAATAGgacaaaaaaaacacaacatgATCCCGACTTATATTGGTGATGTTCTAAACTTCATCAACTGCCAAAAAACATTTTTGCTTACCTGTTAATTATCAGAACTGGCACACCTCTGATTTCACTTGCTTTATCCATGACAAAACACAGTATTTGGACAGTCGGATATTCggaaacatttgttttaaacattctgATCTGGCGGATCGACTGTGTTGTCtgcaatttaaaagtaaaatcttAGTATAGAACTACATGTATCTTGTTTGTCAATGCCagtttaaaattatattatacatGACCCTTGATGTCTCAAACCTTTTATCTCGAAATTAGCAACTTAAATGTGTCATACCGTTATTTTGTTTTGCGAAACGGTTGGTTGCCTCTTTAGATGTTGCGTCACGGTACCAAATCACCCTCTCGAATTATGAACATGTGTTAAAGAAGCTTTATTTTGACAACATTGTTCATTTCATATTGGTTTTGACTTAAACTATCGAATGAAATTGCATTGAACTTTTTCcgatttatgtattttctttatcagtttaaGCCAAGAAGGTTGAGAAACAATTAATGCGTAATATCTAAATACAACAGattaataatttataattaacAAATAATACCTATAATAATTTTGATCCAACAATTACCTTGTTCTGTAAATTAAATGTTAACAACATTATGTGTTTATTCATCCTCTCGGCAGAATCCAAATATATCTCAAAGTTATTGATTCTCATTATATCATCTAACATTGGATAAAACTCTGACATCTTTTCGTTTCCCTTTGCCAAGAGAATAATATTGTCAACACACTGATTATCAACTATGGTCCAGAATTGTTCAGCTATATCCTTTTGTGGTGGTTCTAACAATATTGATACGTTGTCAGTATAAAGTATCTGTTGATAAAAGTTAACTATTATTTTTTCAGTGTGTAAATAATGACTGCACCAGAACACATACGTCATTGTGGGAATGCTTTTATACTACATATGTCACAATCTGTCGTAATATCAGGTGGAATtggaattgattgattgtttac
Above is a window of Mytilus galloprovincialis chromosome 7, xbMytGall1.hap1.1, whole genome shotgun sequence DNA encoding:
- the LOC143082375 gene encoding uncharacterized protein LOC143082375, whose amino-acid sequence is MTKVKSHIYGKIHVNQAYQNEQQSAEVEVSNTENQYINEAHLVERYDVSELTKRCQNKEYFLQSLKAEFRLLNNSTDDSKPFNSQYEIVNTGLRQDVNQLHLDSSTLDILYTDNVSILLEPPQKDIAEQFWTIVDNQCVDNIILLAKGNEKMSEFYPMLDDIMRINNFEIYLDSAERMNKHIMLLTFNLQNKTTQSIRQIRMFKTNVSEYPTVQILCFVMDKASEIRGVPVLIINSEMADLSVCGVLTVCLNAMYAIKNGSLFSVLGNATMASKNNSSFFKNFDDYELCYKVLGNYLEAVHTYDFIE